From one Macrobrachium nipponense isolate FS-2020 chromosome 37, ASM1510439v2, whole genome shotgun sequence genomic stretch:
- the LOC135209138 gene encoding uncharacterized protein LOC135209138 isoform X1: MAATSTGGRRPNVIPSSSKTPLKPPVLDMASGAGDLKTLKEPTPSSGSGKAREVVGFWGTRLKVTDEEREVITIGHDGYASEESERQSTTRGGGSKKGQNKAPTSAAATGGAGGPKANVTQKAATGPANTWNDKLLRKVVQNGQWKKAAWLPGSGRHINEGRDAYEPFTHVVRTIHLEDAVQVLATGRMEPKGLLVFSSLQSGALPDDHPCKNLKVLWFSARFKSVRGEDPNWYGNVEFVLPCRLLQEMFQYCFLVEIVTKPTHTDSRILLTNTDYSSVLPHYNIKQPGGGWMVNQDGHLALRKCSRYRFRGTNMFDHVLEFMLEVKEEDEKKILSSCKIDFKNHEDARDTTKVHVCNRYQRLKKSCPTPYTSVETAEAFQRDLKDVGVIWKKTYPKLTKHAKRCLSEAKENTIDCPEAEA, translated from the exons ATGGCTGCTACTTCTACAG GAGGCAGACGACCAAATGTCATTCCAAGTTCTTCAAAG ACTCCACTGAAACCTCCAGTCCTCGACATGGCTTCGGGAGCCGGGGATCTGAAGACCCTCAAGGAACCTACACCTTCCTCGGGCTCCGGCAAGGCCAGAGAGGTCGTGGGTTTTTGGGGGACCAGGTTGAAGGTCACGGACGAGGAGCGGGAGGTAATCACCATCGGACACGACGGATACGCGTCCGAGGAGTCAGAGAGACAAAGTACTACTCGCGGAGGAGGCAGTAAGAAGGGGCAAAATAAGGCGCCTACTTCGGCTGCTGCTACAGGAGGTGCCG GAGGCCCAAAAGCAAACGTCACTCAAAAGGCAGCAACG GGTCCAGCCAATACCTGGAACGACAAACTCCTGCGGAAAGTAGTCCAGAACGGCCAATGGAAGAAGGCTGCCTGGCTCCCAGGCAGCGGTCGCCATATTAACGAGGGTCGGGACGCCTACGAGCCTTTCACCCACGTGGTCAGAACCATTCACCTAGAGGACGCTGTGCAGGTTCTGGCCACCGGCAGGATGGAACCAAAGGGCCTGCTAGTGTTTAGCAGCCTCCAGAGCGGGGCATTACCCGACGATCACCCTTGCAAGAACCTGAAGGTGCTTTGGTTCTCAGCACGCTTCAAGAGCGTCAGAGGAGAAGACCCGAACTGGTATGGGAATGTTGAGTTTGTCCTTCCATGCCGCCTTCTCCAGGAGATGTTCCAGTACTGCTTCTTGGTCGAGATAGTGACCAAACCCACTCACACAGATTCCAGGATTCTACTGACTAACACAGACTACTCTTCAGTGCTGCCTCACTACAACATCAAGCAGCCTGGAGGGGGTTGGATGGTGAACCAAGATGGACACTTGGCCCTGCGTAAGTGCTCCCGCTACAGATTCAGGGGGACGAACATGTTTGATCACGTCTTGGAATTCATGCTGGAAGTCAAGGAAGAGGACGAGAAGAAGATCTTGTCAAGTTGCAAAATCGACTTCAAGAACCACGAAGACGCCAGAGACACCACGAAGGTCCACGTATGCAACAGATACCAGCGCCTGAAGAAGTCCTGTCCGACTCCTTACACATCCGTGGAAACTGCAGAGGCATTTCAAAGAGATCTGAAGGACGTGGGAGTTATCTGGAAAAAGACATATCCAAAATTGACAAAGCATGCTAAACGGTGCTTGTCAGAAGCGAAAGAAAACACAATTGACTGTCCTGAAGCTGAGGCATAA
- the LOC135209138 gene encoding uncharacterized protein LOC135209138 isoform X2, whose amino-acid sequence MASGAGDLKTLKEPTPSSGSGKAREVVGFWGTRLKVTDEEREVITIGHDGYASEESERQSTTRGGGSKKGQNKAPTSAAATGGAGGPKANVTQKAATGPANTWNDKLLRKVVQNGQWKKAAWLPGSGRHINEGRDAYEPFTHVVRTIHLEDAVQVLATGRMEPKGLLVFSSLQSGALPDDHPCKNLKVLWFSARFKSVRGEDPNWYGNVEFVLPCRLLQEMFQYCFLVEIVTKPTHTDSRILLTNTDYSSVLPHYNIKQPGGGWMVNQDGHLALRKCSRYRFRGTNMFDHVLEFMLEVKEEDEKKILSSCKIDFKNHEDARDTTKVHVCNRYQRLKKSCPTPYTSVETAEAFQRDLKDVGVIWKKTYPKLTKHAKRCLSEAKENTIDCPEAEA is encoded by the exons ATGGCTTCGGGAGCCGGGGATCTGAAGACCCTCAAGGAACCTACACCTTCCTCGGGCTCCGGCAAGGCCAGAGAGGTCGTGGGTTTTTGGGGGACCAGGTTGAAGGTCACGGACGAGGAGCGGGAGGTAATCACCATCGGACACGACGGATACGCGTCCGAGGAGTCAGAGAGACAAAGTACTACTCGCGGAGGAGGCAGTAAGAAGGGGCAAAATAAGGCGCCTACTTCGGCTGCTGCTACAGGAGGTGCCG GAGGCCCAAAAGCAAACGTCACTCAAAAGGCAGCAACG GGTCCAGCCAATACCTGGAACGACAAACTCCTGCGGAAAGTAGTCCAGAACGGCCAATGGAAGAAGGCTGCCTGGCTCCCAGGCAGCGGTCGCCATATTAACGAGGGTCGGGACGCCTACGAGCCTTTCACCCACGTGGTCAGAACCATTCACCTAGAGGACGCTGTGCAGGTTCTGGCCACCGGCAGGATGGAACCAAAGGGCCTGCTAGTGTTTAGCAGCCTCCAGAGCGGGGCATTACCCGACGATCACCCTTGCAAGAACCTGAAGGTGCTTTGGTTCTCAGCACGCTTCAAGAGCGTCAGAGGAGAAGACCCGAACTGGTATGGGAATGTTGAGTTTGTCCTTCCATGCCGCCTTCTCCAGGAGATGTTCCAGTACTGCTTCTTGGTCGAGATAGTGACCAAACCCACTCACACAGATTCCAGGATTCTACTGACTAACACAGACTACTCTTCAGTGCTGCCTCACTACAACATCAAGCAGCCTGGAGGGGGTTGGATGGTGAACCAAGATGGACACTTGGCCCTGCGTAAGTGCTCCCGCTACAGATTCAGGGGGACGAACATGTTTGATCACGTCTTGGAATTCATGCTGGAAGTCAAGGAAGAGGACGAGAAGAAGATCTTGTCAAGTTGCAAAATCGACTTCAAGAACCACGAAGACGCCAGAGACACCACGAAGGTCCACGTATGCAACAGATACCAGCGCCTGAAGAAGTCCTGTCCGACTCCTTACACATCCGTGGAAACTGCAGAGGCATTTCAAAGAGATCTGAAGGACGTGGGAGTTATCTGGAAAAAGACATATCCAAAATTGACAAAGCATGCTAAACGGTGCTTGTCAGAAGCGAAAGAAAACACAATTGACTGTCCTGAAGCTGAGGCATAA